One stretch of Pseudomonas azotoformans DNA includes these proteins:
- a CDS encoding 5-oxoprolinase subunit B family protein: MAETSPIRYSFGGDEHLFAEVSDSMSLEAFFKGMAVTRAVERLALEGVLDVCLANASFQIRFDPDRIAPHVLLDAVQTAEAQAVAERTLHTRIIEIPVLYNDPWTHETLMRFRDRHQDPSGTDLEYAARINGLADVDAFIAAHSGAPWFVSMVGFVAGLPFMFQMVERERQLQVPKYLRPRTDTPKLTLGHGGCFGCIYSVRGAGGYQMFGVTPAPIYDPAQQLAYLKEHMVFFRPGDIVQFKPMDRDAYDQAVAQVDEGRFDLRIRPVEFSLDAFLADPIGYPKTLQEALA, from the coding sequence ATGGCTGAAACGTCCCCCATCCGCTACAGCTTCGGCGGTGATGAACACCTGTTTGCCGAGGTCAGCGACAGCATGTCCCTGGAGGCCTTTTTCAAAGGCATGGCGGTGACCCGCGCCGTGGAACGCCTGGCGCTGGAAGGCGTGCTGGATGTGTGCCTGGCCAATGCATCGTTCCAGATTCGCTTTGACCCCGACCGCATCGCGCCCCATGTGCTGCTCGACGCGGTGCAGACCGCCGAAGCCCAGGCCGTGGCCGAACGCACCCTGCACACGCGCATCATCGAAATCCCGGTGCTGTACAACGACCCGTGGACGCACGAAACGCTGATGCGTTTTCGCGACCGTCACCAGGACCCCAGCGGCACCGACCTGGAATACGCCGCACGCATCAATGGCCTGGCTGATGTCGACGCGTTTATCGCAGCCCACAGCGGCGCGCCGTGGTTTGTGTCGATGGTCGGGTTTGTCGCGGGCTTGCCGTTCATGTTCCAGATGGTCGAACGCGAGCGGCAGTTGCAGGTGCCCAAGTACCTGCGCCCACGCACCGATACGCCGAAACTCACCCTCGGCCATGGCGGCTGTTTTGGTTGCATCTACTCGGTGCGCGGTGCCGGCGGTTACCAGATGTTCGGCGTGACCCCGGCGCCGATCTACGACCCGGCGCAGCAGTTGGCGTACCTCAAGGAGCACATGGTGTTCTTCCGCCCCGGCGATATCGTGCAGTTCAAACCCATGGACCGCGACGCTTACGATCAGGCAGTGGCGCAAGTGGATGAAGGACGTTTCGACCTGCGCATCCGCCCGGTGGAATTTTCCCTCGACGCGTTTCTCGCCGACCCTATCGGTTACCCGAAAACCCTGCAGGAGGCGCTGGCATGA
- a CDS encoding 5-oxoprolinase subunit PxpA, which produces MQAVDFNSDMGEGFGPWTIGDGVDAELMAYISSANIATGFHAGDPGTMRRTVERAKQLGVAIGAHPGFRDLVGFGRRHINAPAQELVDDMLYQLGALREIARAQGVTLQHIKPHGALYMHLARDEEAARLLVQNLQIIEPTLLLYCMPNSVIWRVATELGQPVVREFYADREYDLTGSIVFTRNVRALDPATVAARVLRACQTGLVRTVEGEDLFIEFDSICLHSDTPGALELVEATREALDQAGITVKTPH; this is translated from the coding sequence ATGCAGGCAGTGGATTTCAACTCGGACATGGGCGAAGGCTTTGGCCCCTGGACCATCGGCGATGGCGTCGACGCGGAACTGATGGCCTATATCAGCTCAGCCAACATCGCCACCGGCTTCCACGCCGGCGACCCCGGCACCATGCGTCGCACCGTCGAGCGGGCCAAACAATTGGGCGTGGCCATCGGCGCGCATCCGGGCTTCCGCGACCTGGTGGGCTTTGGCCGCCGCCACATCAACGCGCCGGCCCAGGAGCTGGTGGACGACATGCTCTACCAGCTCGGAGCCCTGCGGGAAATCGCCCGCGCCCAAGGCGTGACCCTGCAACACATCAAGCCCCACGGCGCGCTGTACATGCACCTGGCCCGCGACGAAGAAGCTGCGCGGCTGCTGGTGCAGAACCTGCAAATCATCGAGCCGACGCTGCTGCTGTACTGCATGCCCAACTCGGTGATCTGGCGAGTGGCCACGGAACTGGGGCAGCCGGTGGTGCGGGAGTTTTATGCCGACCGTGAGTACGATCTGACCGGCTCCATCGTGTTTACCCGCAATGTGCGGGCGCTGGATCCTGCAACAGTGGCGGCGCGCGTCCTGCGGGCCTGTCAGACGGGACTTGTGCGAACCGTAGAAGGCGAAGACCTGTTTATCGAATTCGATTCCATCTGCCTGCACAGCGACACGCCGGGTGCGCTGGAACTGGTGGAAGCCACCCGCGAAGCGCTGGACCAAGCGGGCATCACGGTCAAAACACCACACTAA
- a CDS encoding LysR family transcriptional regulator codes for MSLTLRQVRYFVATAEIGQISQAAIHLNISQSAVTTAIKELEGMLGVQLFVRSAQGMNLTDAGRHFLNRAYVILRSVDDALNSPLPDYRASGVLRLAASYTVLGYFLPHHLQRMEHWHPDVTIEVFEQERQAIEQGLLDGQFDMAVVLTANLTHPAIVSEILFNSERRLWLPSHHPLCERGAVSLADVAREPYILLTVDEAEHSAMRYWEQAGQTPLVRLRTSSVEAVRSMVANGSGVAILSDLVHRPWSLEGKRIETLTVTDPVTPMSVGLAWHRERAFTPAMQAVRDYFHDAFLAPQQLSARR; via the coding sequence ATGTCCCTGACCTTGCGCCAAGTCCGCTACTTTGTCGCCACCGCCGAAATCGGCCAGATCTCCCAGGCGGCCATCCACCTGAACATCTCCCAGTCAGCGGTGACCACGGCGATCAAGGAGTTGGAGGGCATGCTCGGCGTGCAGTTGTTCGTGCGTTCGGCCCAGGGCATGAACCTCACGGATGCCGGGCGGCATTTTCTCAACCGTGCCTACGTGATCCTGCGCAGCGTTGATGACGCGCTGAACAGCCCGCTGCCCGACTACCGCGCCAGTGGCGTGCTGCGCCTGGCCGCCAGCTACACGGTACTCGGCTACTTCCTGCCGCACCATTTGCAGCGCATGGAGCACTGGCACCCGGACGTGACCATCGAGGTCTTCGAGCAGGAGCGCCAGGCCATCGAACAGGGCTTGCTCGATGGCCAGTTCGACATGGCGGTGGTGCTCACCGCCAACCTCACTCACCCGGCCATCGTTTCGGAAATCCTCTTCAATTCGGAACGCCGCCTGTGGCTGCCCAGCCACCACCCGCTGTGCGAACGCGGCGCCGTGAGCCTGGCCGACGTGGCCCGGGAACCCTACATCCTGCTCACCGTCGACGAGGCCGAACACAGCGCCATGCGCTATTGGGAACAGGCCGGGCAAACGCCCCTGGTGCGGCTGCGCACCAGTTCGGTGGAAGCGGTGCGCAGCATGGTCGCCAATGGCAGCGGCGTGGCGATCCTGTCCGACCTGGTGCATCGACCCTGGTCCCTGGAAGGCAAGCGCATCGAAACCCTCACCGTCACCGACCCCGTCACGCCGATGAGCGTGGGCCTGGCCTGGCACCGCGAGCGCGCCTTCACCCCGGCGATGCAGGCGGTGCGCGATTACTTCCACGACGCGTTCCTGGCGCCGCAGCAACTGTCGGCGCGGCGTTAG
- a CDS encoding LysR family transcriptional regulator has translation MNKLELLRTFVRVTELSSFTQAGESLGLPRSTVSEHVQALEELLGARLLQRTTRKVQATQDGRVLYERSKDLLSHMEELEGLFRQDEAQLTGRIRVDMPNVMARELILPRLPEFMHAHPLIELEISTTDRQVDLLAEGFDCVLRVGAQPDQSVVARLLCSMPMINCASAAYLQRHGMPETLADLARHQLVHYVRPLGARSAGFEYLLGNKVHRVPMAGRVTVNSTDAYKAACLGGFGITQVPALGIADLLATGELVALLPDYPAPPLDVSLLYAGQRHLPLRVRVFMDWLAATLQAHL, from the coding sequence ATGAACAAACTTGAGCTGCTGCGCACCTTCGTGCGTGTCACCGAACTGTCGAGTTTTACCCAGGCCGGCGAGAGCCTGGGGCTGCCGCGCTCGACTGTGTCCGAGCATGTGCAAGCCCTGGAAGAACTGCTCGGCGCGCGCCTGTTGCAACGCACCACGCGCAAGGTGCAGGCGACCCAGGACGGCCGGGTTTTGTATGAGCGCAGCAAGGATCTGCTGTCGCATATGGAGGAGCTGGAGGGCTTGTTTCGCCAGGATGAAGCGCAATTGACCGGGCGCATTCGGGTGGACATGCCCAACGTGATGGCGCGGGAATTGATCCTGCCGCGCTTGCCCGAATTCATGCATGCACACCCCTTGATCGAGCTGGAAATCAGCACCACCGACCGCCAGGTCGACCTGCTCGCCGAAGGCTTTGATTGCGTGCTGCGCGTCGGTGCGCAACCGGACCAGAGCGTGGTGGCGCGCCTGCTGTGCAGCATGCCGATGATCAACTGCGCGAGCGCGGCGTACCTGCAACGCCATGGCATGCCCGAGACGTTGGCCGACCTGGCGCGGCACCAGTTGGTGCATTACGTGCGGCCGCTGGGCGCGCGCTCGGCTGGCTTTGAATACCTGCTGGGCAACAAGGTGCACCGCGTTCCCATGGCCGGGCGCGTGACGGTCAACAGCACCGATGCCTACAAGGCGGCATGCCTGGGCGGTTTCGGGATTACCCAGGTGCCGGCCCTGGGTATCGCTGATTTATTGGCCACCGGTGAGCTGGTCGCGCTGCTGCCGGACTACCCGGCGCCGCCGCTGGACGTGTCACTGCTGTATGCCGGCCAGCGGCATTTGCCGTTGCGGGTGCGGGTGTTCATGGACTGGTTGGCCGCCACCCTGCAAGCCCACCTCTAA
- a CDS encoding SDR family NAD(P)-dependent oxidoreductase has protein sequence MTRKIALITGASRGLGKSTALHLAAQGVDIIGTYHSAAAEAQAVVEQVQALGGRAAMLQLDVSQSGTFDAFVGEVSTLLKDVFAQDHFNFLINNAGIGAHASFAETTEAQFDQLVAIQFKGPFFLTQKLLPLINDGGRILNISSGLARFSLPGYAAYASMKGAMEVLTRYQAKELGGRGITVNILAPGAIETDFGGGAVRDNAALNTMVANNTALGRAGLPDDIGGAIAVLLADGSNWITGQRIEASGGMFL, from the coding sequence ATGACCCGTAAAATCGCACTCATCACCGGCGCCAGCCGTGGCCTGGGCAAAAGCACCGCGCTTCACCTGGCGGCCCAGGGCGTCGACATCATCGGCACCTACCACAGCGCGGCGGCGGAAGCCCAAGCGGTGGTCGAGCAGGTCCAGGCCCTGGGTGGCCGCGCCGCCATGCTGCAACTGGATGTGAGCCAGAGCGGCACCTTCGATGCCTTTGTCGGCGAAGTCAGTACCCTGCTCAAGGATGTTTTCGCACAGGACCATTTCAATTTTCTGATCAACAACGCCGGCATCGGTGCCCACGCCAGCTTTGCCGAGACCACCGAAGCGCAGTTCGACCAATTGGTGGCGATCCAATTCAAAGGCCCGTTTTTCCTAACCCAGAAGCTGTTGCCACTGATCAACGACGGTGGTCGTATCCTCAATATCTCCAGCGGCCTGGCGCGGTTCAGCCTGCCGGGCTATGCGGCGTATGCGTCGATGAAAGGTGCGATGGAAGTGCTGACCCGCTATCAGGCCAAGGAATTGGGCGGTCGTGGGATCACCGTGAACATCCTCGCGCCCGGCGCCATCGAAACTGATTTCGGCGGCGGCGCCGTGCGCGACAATGCGGCGCTCAATACGATGGTCGCCAACAACACCGCTCTAGGCCGGGCAGGCTTACCGGACGATATCGGCGGCGCCATCGCCGTCCTGCTGGCCGACGGTAGCAACTGGATCACGGGGCAGCGCATCGAGGCGTCGGGCGGCATGTTTCTGTAA
- a CDS encoding multidrug/biocide efflux PACE transporter, whose translation MSPTKSITERVCQALGFEGLALLICTPLLVWITGRPALEMGAVTLGLSLLALTWNIIFNSLFDRLKVRLQLSNGGWTRVLHALMFEGGLIIVAVPLIAAWLNISLMQAFMLDIGVLLFFLPYTYVYHWGYDVLRDTFLQKHAARRLDALPRDPVATVGQQDGDGAADIVR comes from the coding sequence ATGAGCCCTACCAAGTCGATTACTGAACGTGTATGCCAAGCCCTGGGTTTTGAAGGCCTGGCGTTGTTGATCTGTACCCCGCTGCTGGTCTGGATCACCGGCAGACCGGCGCTGGAAATGGGTGCGGTGACCCTGGGCCTGAGCCTGCTGGCGCTGACCTGGAACATTATCTTCAACAGCCTGTTCGACCGTCTCAAGGTGCGCCTGCAACTGTCCAACGGCGGTTGGACGCGGGTGCTGCATGCGCTGATGTTCGAAGGCGGGCTGATCATCGTCGCCGTGCCGTTGATCGCGGCGTGGCTGAACATCAGCCTGATGCAGGCGTTCATGCTCGACATCGGTGTACTGCTGTTTTTCCTGCCGTACACCTATGTCTATCACTGGGGCTATGACGTATTGCGCGACACGTTTTTACAGAAACATGCCGCCCGACGCCTCGATGCGCTGCCCCGTGATCCAGTTGCTACCGTCGGCCAGCAGGACGGCGATGGCGCCGCCGATATCGTCCGGTAA
- a CDS encoding LysR family transcriptional regulator, with protein sequence MASHEVLQAFVQAATQGSFSAAARKLGKSQSTVSAAVASLEIDLNVALFDRSSRKPTLTPAGHVLLQRAEQVLEASSRLELAASQLSQGLEPKVTIAMSDTYQSERFELALKAFEQRYPDLELEWLIAECEDLIALVQSGRAQIALIEAQDIYPPDLTRSPVAERTEIALFVAPTHPLARLENIDSQALQQHRELRLASIISPNETRPTGRVWSAPSFLMLMEMAQLGFGWAELPRWLVERFGNAGLVELKVRGWPRSVAVDALWSRQYPPGPAGSWMLSQMLE encoded by the coding sequence ATGGCCTCCCACGAAGTGCTGCAGGCGTTTGTCCAGGCTGCCACCCAAGGGTCGTTTTCGGCGGCCGCACGCAAGCTGGGCAAGAGCCAGTCCACCGTCAGCGCGGCCGTGGCGAGCCTGGAAATTGACCTGAATGTGGCACTGTTCGACCGCAGCAGCCGCAAGCCGACGCTGACTCCGGCCGGCCATGTGCTGCTGCAACGCGCCGAGCAGGTGCTGGAGGCCAGCAGTCGTTTGGAACTGGCAGCGAGCCAGTTGTCCCAGGGGTTGGAGCCGAAGGTCACGATCGCCATGTCCGATACCTACCAGTCGGAACGCTTTGAACTCGCGCTCAAGGCCTTCGAGCAACGCTACCCGGACCTTGAACTGGAGTGGCTGATCGCCGAGTGCGAAGACCTGATCGCCCTTGTGCAGAGCGGCCGCGCGCAGATTGCCTTGATCGAAGCCCAGGACATTTACCCGCCCGACCTGACGCGCTCACCCGTGGCCGAACGCACGGAAATCGCGCTGTTCGTTGCGCCCACTCACCCATTGGCTCGCCTGGAGAACATCGACTCGCAAGCCTTGCAGCAACACCGGGAACTGCGCCTGGCCAGCATCATCAGCCCCAACGAAACACGCCCCACAGGCCGGGTGTGGTCGGCGCCGAGTTTTCTGATGCTGATGGAGATGGCGCAACTCGGTTTCGGCTGGGCGGAATTACCGCGCTGGCTGGTGGAGCGTTTTGGCAATGCCGGGCTGGTTGAACTCAAGGTTCGTGGCTGGCCGCGCTCGGTGGCGGTGGATGCGCTCTGGTCGCGGCAATACCCACCGGGGCCGGCGGGCAGTTGGATGTTGAGCCAGATGCTCGAATGA